CTTGAAAGTGATGGTAAAGTGACTCGTCCTGCTCTTGGAATTCAAATGGTCAATCTGTCAAATGTTGGAGCTAGTGATCTTAGAAAACTTAACATTCCAAGTGGCCTCACTTCAGGTGTAGTTGTTCGATCTGTTCAAAACAATATGCCAGCAAATGGACATCTTCAAAAATATGATGTCATTACCAAAGTTGACGACAAAGAGATTGCCTCATCAACAGACCTACAACACGCTCTTTACAATCATGCTATCGGAGATACGATCAAAGTAACCTACTACCGTAACGGTAAGGAGGAAACAACCTCAATTAAACTAGATAAGAATTCTAGTGATTTAGAGTCTTAATTGACATCAGTGTAAAGAAAACTTTACAGAAAGTAAAAGATATGTTAGTGTAGAATCATGGAAAAATTTGAAATGATTTCTATCTCTGAAATACAAAAGAATCCTTACCAACCTCGAAAAGAATTTGATGTAGAAAAATTAAAGGAATTGGCTCAGTCAATCAAAGAAAATGGGCTCATCCAACCAATCATCGTTCGTCAATCTCCTGTAATTGGTTATGAAATCCTTGCAGGAGAGAGACGATATCGGGCTTCTCTCTTAGCTGGTCTGACCTCTATCCCAGCCGTTGTAAAGCACCTCTCAGATCAGGAAATGATAATTCAGTCTATCATTGAGAATTTACAGAGAGAAAATTTAAATCCTGTTGAAGAAGCACGCGCCTACGAATCTTTAGTAGAAAAAGGATTTACTCACACTGAGATAGCAGATAAAATGGGGAAATCTCGTCCTTATATCACTAATTTTATTCGTTTAC
This genomic stretch from Streptococcus sp. 1643 harbors:
- a CDS encoding ParB/RepB/Spo0J family partition protein yields the protein MEKFEMISISEIQKNPYQPRKEFDVEKLKELAQSIKENGLIQPIIVRQSPVIGYEILAGERRYRASLLAGLTSIPAVVKHLSDQEMIIQSIIENLQRENLNPVEEARAYESLVEKGFTHTEIADKMGKSRPYITNFIRLLSLPEYILTEVENGKISQAHARSLVGLDKEQQDYFFQLIKNEDISVRKLEALLTEKKHKKQKKSDSFIKDEEDKLKKLLGLSVEIKLSKKDTGKIIISFSSQEEYNRIINSLK